The Methylomicrobium lacus LW14 genome window below encodes:
- a CDS encoding AAA family ATPase, with the protein MQNAINALLDSANQILLGKQRQVRLAVCCLLARGHLLIEDIPGVGKTTLAHTLAKLFGLDYQRIQFTSDILPADMIGASVFDAKNQQFTFHPGPIFNQMVLADEINRSTPKAQSALLEAMEEHQVTVDGKTYPLPEPFFVIATQNPSHQIGTFPLPESQLDRFLMRIELGYPDSASERQLLAGQSRHRLIDTLTVKLPPEQLQRIQKEVLQVHASNALLDYCQAIIRFTRESAAYPTGLSPRAGLALLTAAKAWAYMDGRDAVIPEDMQAVLASVAGHRIRSGSVEADAVVAPILSRVAV; encoded by the coding sequence AATCAAATCCTGCTCGGCAAACAGCGGCAGGTCCGGCTGGCGGTTTGTTGCCTGCTGGCGCGCGGACATCTGTTGATCGAGGATATTCCGGGCGTCGGCAAGACCACGCTGGCGCACACGCTCGCGAAACTGTTCGGCCTCGATTACCAGCGCATCCAGTTTACCAGCGATATATTGCCGGCCGATATGATCGGCGCCTCGGTGTTCGATGCGAAGAACCAGCAATTTACCTTTCATCCGGGGCCGATTTTCAATCAGATGGTGCTGGCCGACGAAATCAACCGCTCGACGCCGAAGGCGCAGAGCGCATTGCTCGAAGCGATGGAGGAGCATCAGGTCACCGTGGACGGCAAGACCTATCCGTTGCCGGAGCCTTTTTTTGTGATCGCGACGCAAAACCCGTCGCATCAGATCGGCACGTTTCCGCTGCCCGAGTCGCAACTGGACCGCTTTCTGATGCGGATCGAGCTTGGTTATCCTGATTCCGCCTCCGAGCGCCAGCTGTTGGCAGGCCAAAGCCGGCACCGTTTGATCGACACCCTGACCGTCAAGCTGCCGCCGGAACAACTCCAACGCATTCAAAAAGAAGTGCTACAGGTGCATGCCTCGAATGCGCTGCTCGACTATTGCCAGGCGATCATCCGCTTTACCCGCGAATCGGCCGCCTATCCCACCGGGCTTTCTCCGCGCGCAGGACTTGCGCTGTTGACCGCGGCCAAGGCCTGGGCCTACATGGACGGCCGCGACGCGGTGATTCCGGAAGACATGCAGGCGGTGCTGGCGTCGGTCGCAGGGCACCGGATTCGCTCGGGCAGCGTCGAGGCCGACGCGGTGGTCGCGCCGATACTCAGCCGGGTCGCCGTTTGA
- a CDS encoding DUF58 domain-containing protein, whose product MNALALKERFRLSRFVLGETAVPGPVTLNHRRIFILPTLRGLGFALLTALLFFIGFVYNNNLVYLLSFLLASIFFITTVHSFRSLSGLVIREGIAKPVFAGETAAFPLHIDNPSAMLRPQIKVAGQDETVLSLLPDSQNPAFVYRNTTRRGWCEAGTITLYSTFPLGLFRVWSPLRFDLRVLVYPKPAAADLPFPQAPLGMSSEGASQKGGDDFYGLKNYEAGDSIKHIHWKAYAKGQGVFSKQYGGDSSGELWLDLDGTPGYDAEERLCQLCRWVLDAEKAGLNYGLCLPGVRLAPANGALHRQSCLEALALYTA is encoded by the coding sequence ATGAACGCATTGGCCTTGAAGGAGCGCTTTCGGCTCAGCCGCTTCGTGCTCGGCGAAACTGCCGTGCCGGGGCCGGTCACGCTGAACCATCGCCGCATCTTCATCCTGCCGACTCTGCGCGGCCTCGGCTTCGCGTTGCTGACCGCGCTGCTGTTTTTCATCGGCTTCGTTTATAACAACAACCTGGTCTATCTGCTGTCGTTTTTATTGGCCAGCATCTTTTTCATCACGACCGTGCATAGCTTCAGATCGCTGTCCGGGCTGGTGATCCGCGAAGGCATCGCAAAACCGGTATTTGCGGGCGAAACAGCGGCTTTTCCGCTCCATATCGATAATCCGTCGGCAATGCTCCGCCCGCAAATCAAGGTCGCAGGCCAAGACGAAACCGTTCTATCCCTTCTGCCTGACAGCCAAAATCCAGCCTTCGTATATCGAAATACCACCCGGCGGGGCTGGTGCGAGGCCGGCACGATCACCCTTTACAGCACCTTTCCGCTCGGCCTGTTTCGGGTCTGGTCGCCGCTGCGTTTCGACCTGAGAGTCCTGGTTTACCCGAAACCTGCCGCGGCCGACCTGCCTTTTCCGCAAGCGCCCCTCGGCATGAGTTCGGAGGGCGCCAGTCAAAAGGGCGGCGATGATTTTTACGGACTGAAAAACTATGAAGCCGGCGACTCGATCAAGCATATCCACTGGAAAGCCTATGCGAAAGGGCAAGGCGTATTCAGCAAGCAATACGGCGGCGACAGCAGCGGCGAACTCTGGCTGGATCTGGACGGCACGCCCGGATATGACGCGGAAGAACGCCTCTGCCAATTATGCCGCTGGGTGCTCGATGCGGAAAAGGCCGGTTTGAACTACGGCCTTTGCCTGCCCGGCGTCCGGCTGGCGCC